A window of Candidatus Thermoplasmatota archaeon contains these coding sequences:
- a CDS encoding ribbon-helix-helix domain-containing protein translates to MGISAKPGDTVKKDTEKVTIRIPRRYVDALEFLVEADDFPSKSEAIRVAIRDLTYARVELVIEKLKKIEEAEKSINEIKDIRKEYLTR, encoded by the coding sequence ATGGGCATCTCAGCAAAACCGGGAGATACTGTGAAAAAGGATACAGAGAAGGTCACCATAAGAATTCCCAGACGATACGTGGATGCACTGGAATTCCTAGTGGAAGCCGATGACTTCCCATCGAAGTCGGAAGCCATACGGGTCGCCATTAGAGACCTCACCTATGCAAGGGTCGAGCTGGTGATTGAGAAGCTCAAGAAGATTGAAGAAGCAGAGAAGTCGATAAACGAGATCAAGGATATCCGGAAGGAGTACC